Proteins from a genomic interval of Zingiber officinale cultivar Zhangliang chromosome 2A, Zo_v1.1, whole genome shotgun sequence:
- the LOC122043239 gene encoding protein NETWORKED 2D-like, with translation MLQRAASNAYSWWWASHIRTKQSKWLDSNLHEMEDMVKKMLKLIEADADSFAKRAELYFKRRPELIGFVQDAYRAYRALAERYDHISGELHKANHTIATACPDQVQYAMLEEEDNLPKAIIPIDPSKINKPLVEGLMNKRRESESSIKKQQKKTDVLQISEEKAREEIGKLQKEILVLQTEKEFIKSSYESGIAKYWDIEKKIMDAQEKVSQLQDEFSTSAIIEDNEARSLMTATALKSCEDAMVNLQEQRRKSLEQVKVESERIKVANEKLKILKSENGQLEVENAEMSGKATQMNFSSEKIEDDALNKARLDLQSICEKTKMHFETIPESSVIEIAEKINELANKVFTLEMTVSSQSAQINQLTLENNDLDRSLQKLEEEKMTLINDSDALSKRLKEAEEELTKVQAIEKIIHDEEFSFRENFVETCHNLSNISEKLQSFKATEDGWTQDAFIEDESSTLNTEPEQLFQGNEITEIDVINDDLKEEIHATQEHGNCQEDASQTEAGSQLKGALEKTDVATEALEINGLGSSQINSSVHLIISSESLLDGKDHTPTFCHNSPSGLDSNEGILQVEYTPVLTNNEEMKKRLSEMEEKNDQHIQDTMTSLIAELKNVIVVKDEEIQMLRQKLASPKTSSVLTLNSWHGQQKVENTSDSSMCLQNYKSQDSDTADVLNPSSNKSDSIAVSTEKGLAENIDDDHINEQDSISPIAEKFRRDIDTLIERNFEFWLRFSTSFHHMQELKSKYEDLQNDFSKLNKKALAEDSPSANQDRKSESAPVATRLRELKMELGVWLEESALLRGELQSRISSLSELQEEISTAMNTKMESVEVLFASYEAAKFHGEVMNMKQENTKAIGELQLGQDQVKKLQAEIEDQLSKLCENFEPFPPGSPHDDLDSPPRARVPLRVFLFGAKPKKPSFFERIQPVFQKQNMKLRVGRRFKQLQQSEE, from the exons ATGCTGCAGAGAGCGGCTAGCAACGCGTACTCATGGTGGTGGGCGAGTCATATCCGGACAAAGCAGTCGAAATGGCTCGACAGCAACCTCCACG AAATGGAGGACATGGTGAAAAAAATGCTCAAGCTCATTGAAGCAGATGCCGATTCCTTTGCTAAGAGAGCAGAATTGTACTTTAAAAGGAGACCGGAGTTGATAGGTTTTGTCCAAGATGCATACAGGGCTTACAGAGCTTTGGCCGAAAGGTATGATCACATATCTGGAGAATTGCACAAGGCCAACCACACTATAGCAACTGCTTGCCCCGATCAAGTCCAGTATGCCATGCTTGAGGAGGAGGATAATCTTCCAAAAGCAATTATACCTATTGATCCAAGTAAAATTAACAAACCTCTAGTAGAAGGACTAATGAACAAAAGAAGAGAAAGTGAATCATCCATAAAGAAGCAACAGAAAAAGACTGATGTGCTTCAGATAAGTGAAGAAAAGGCCCGAGAGGAAATAGGTAAGCTCCAGAAAGAAATATTGGTTCTACAAACTGAGAAAGAATTCATCAAGAGTTCATATGAAAGTGGGATAGCCAAATATTGGGACATTGAAAAGAAAATCATGGATGCGCAAGAAAAAGTTTCCCAGTTGCAAGATGAGTTCAGTACCAGTGCAATCATTGAGGACAATGAGGCACGTTCTTTAATGACAGCTACGGCTCTTAAATCTTGTGAGGATGCCATGGTTAACTTGCAGGAACAGAGAAGGAAATCCCTGGAGCAAGTGAAAGTAGAGTCCGAAAGAATTAAGGTTGCTAATGAAAAGCTGAAGATTCTCAAAAGTGAGAATGGCCAACTGGAGGTGGAAAATGCAGAGATGTCCGGCAAAGCCACACAGATGAACTTTTCTTCTGAGAAAATTGAGGATGATGCTTTAAACAAGGCAAGGCTTGACTTACAGTCCATCTGTGAGAAAACTAAGATGCATTTTGAGACGATTCCTGAAAGTTCTGTGATTGAAATTGCTGAAAAGATTAATGAGCTTGCTAATAAAGTTTTCACATTGGAAATGACTGTTTCATCACAGTCCGCGCAAATTAATCAATTGACTTTGGAAAACAATGATCTTGATAGATCCCTTCAGAAattggaagaggagaaaatgactCTCATCAATGACTCAGATGCATTGTCTAAAAGGCTGAAGGAAGCTGAAGAAGAGTTAACCAAAGTTCAAGCGATTGAGAAAATTATCCATGATGAAGAATTCAGTTTCAGAGAAAACTTTGTAGAAACCTGTCACAATCTCAGCAATATTTCAGAGAAGCTGCAGTCTTTTAAAGCTACAGAAGATGGTTGGACTCAAGATGCATTCATAGAGGATGAATCTTCAACACTTAACACTGAACCAGAGCAACTATTTCAAGGTAATGAAATAACTGAAATTGATGTCATTAATGACGATTTGAAAGAGGAAATTCATGCAACTCAAGAACATGGAAATTGTCAGGAAGATGCTTCCCAAACTGAAGCAGGTTCTCAACTGAAGGGTGCTTTAGAAAAGACTGACGTAGCAACTGAAGCACTGGAAATTAACGGATTGGGGTCATCACAAATCAATTCTAGCGTGCATCTAATTATCAGTTCAGAAAGTTTGCTTGATGGAAAAGATCACACTCCTACCTTTTGTCATAACAGTCCTAGTGGTTTAGACAGTAATGAAGGGATTTTGCAGGTGGAGTACACACCAGTATTAACAAATAACGAAGAGATGAAGAAAAGACTCTCTGAAATGGAGGAAAAAAATGACCAACATATTCAAGATACAATGACTTCTTTGATAGCAGAACTGAAGAACGTCATTGTAGTGAAAGATGAGGAGATACAGATGCTGCGTCAAAAGTTGGCCTCTCCAAAGACAAGTTCTGTTCTTACATTAAACTCGTGGCATGGCCAACAAAAGGTTGAAAACACATCTGACTCTTCGATGTGCCTACAGAACTATAAATCTCAAGATTCTGACACAGCTGATGTGCTAAACCCATCATCAAATAAAAGTGACTCAATTGCTGTGTCTACCGAAAAGGGCCTTGCTGAGAACATCGATGATGATCACATAAATGAGCAGGATAGTATTTCACCTATCGCAGAAAAGTTCAGAAGGGATATTGATACTCTGATTGAgagaaattttgaattttggcTAAGATTCAGTACATCATTTCATCACATGCAGGAGTTGAAATCCAAATATGAAGACCTACAAAATGATTTCAGTAAGCTGAATAAAAAGGCATTGGCTGAGGATAGCCCTTCAGCCAATCAGGATAGGAAATCTGAGTCAGCACCAGTAGCCACAAGACTGAGAGAATTGAAAATGGAACTTGGCGTATGGTTGGAAGAGAGTGCATTGTTGAGAGGTGAGCTGCAAAGTAGGATCTCAAGTCTTTCTGAATTGCAAGAGGAGATATCCACTGCTATGAATACCAAAATGGAATCTGTGGAAGTTTTGTTCGCTTCTTATGAAGCTGCAAAGTTTCATGGTGAGGTAATGAATATGAAACAGGAGAACACTAAAGCGATTGGTGAACTGCAGTTGGGGCAAGACCAAGTCAAGAAGCTTCAAGCTGAAATTGAGGATCAGTTGTCTAAATTGTGTGAAAATTTTGAACCTTTTCCTCCAGGCAGCCCTCATGATGACTTGGATAGTCCTCCAAGGGCTAGAGTACCCTTGCGCGTTTTCCTTTTTGGTGCCAAGCCTAAAAAGCCATCATTCTTTGAACGCATACAACCGGTGTTTCAGAAACAAAACATGAAGCTTAGAGTTGGACGCCG GTTTAAACAGCTTCAGCAATCAGAAGAGTAA
- the LOC122044255 gene encoding glycine-rich protein A3-like, which yields MGKESISKGLNGWGSYSGYGYPPATGNCYNHNGHGYYPPAPSYPPAAYPPSHYPPPSYPPSHQGHGSRVGAALATAAAAYGVHRIAHGSHHGGHGYGAYAGHMPGGHYGKFKHGKFGKHKHGMFGGKFKKWK from the exons ATGGGGAAGGAAAGCATCAGCAAAGGCTTGAATGGCTGGGGTTCTTATTCAGGCTATGGATATCCTCCGGCGACCGGAAATTGTTATAACCATAACGGTCATGGATACTACCCTCCAGCACCATCATACCCTCCTGCCGCATACCCCCCCTCGCATTATCCTCCTCCTTCCTATCCACCATCACACCAAG GACATGGATCTCGTGTGGGGGCAGCGTTAGCCACCGCCGCCGCTGCTTATGGAGTTCACCGCATAGCTCATGGTTCTCACCATGGTGGCCATGGCTATGGAGCATACGCGGGGCATATGCCCGGTGGCCACTACGGCAAGTTTAAGCATGGCAAGTTCGGAAAGCACAAGCACGGCATGTTTGGAGGCAAGTTTAAGAAATGGAAGTGA
- the LOC122043240 gene encoding uncharacterized protein LOC122043240, which yields MAILKNASRVLRTGGGSPPQSASSQEEYGELCAGIGKSESYASEASYVDSGMETDECDRLELGDPGAQLCQVGNQSFFVPLELFDLPDLGSILSLETWNEYLTEEERFALSGYLPDMDQETFGITLKELFSGENFHFGSPPITLFSQLKGGLCDPNIILYRRGLVSLQWRDHYHCLHSYQNSMVRSLVSLKDAFQSCAGYSIQERIQFLNTVKRQRPLERNEDVSFETNSEEVNMDHLYSSYSSKASRQFLKPSTDIKLRDIGMGREPVIFGKGKTKGVLKVTTSKFPAQESASSAHSSSLKYGMSSKYKAKIPQLPVTAKDKYTGFHLESPPKTMHYTGEDQDDMEEEYVIPPKDWKSGHRSIATSSLFRIGKNEKSAKRHDANIYSDEEPADYSSFSHSWRKNGNAHHMVTIASYGDESPEKANKARNFERELSPSTTGETQNLMMSRLMRQNKFHEDSILPDHFLKLDGLNHRATKWNIKHEYGTGDDGVDYNLKSKSFRTFPTQTNDVYLHNDHRIRNSHRKMKNNLNEVEDMSMNYSRITTMAAQSEETESETSDQVGNGGSTNPMIRNLRFRGADTEPGHSSIVKSTYDYEKHDELIDEDRKCPSTFPDVDRHVYTPDIDSYSVKIKCSKSVKKGIRQDTSEKLKDAEKKHTRMVNMDHSSQQSFYAVDYRGGMMDEHLDNLDEISKLQGSNSKANRLGNTAQFSDSQSMHANSETSGLPLKGCNSASKKPKWKVNNGHYPDEPDDSLYLKKPSAKQQKGKRKVVAETDTLTAVSSDLGTSKKDAEDVEPKPKLQKKPFTLITPTIHTGFSFSIVHLLSAVRKAMITHQMDDSTFNDAHLQNRNCSTIQITKELNEMGLIENNKHLAHSVEAMVNQACFPSLAFQEIVERVRSNPGDPCILETREPLQDLVRGALKIFSSKTAPLGVKGWKPLILHDKLNKSWLWTGPISSGLPDNENAEEEISSEAWGIPYKMLVKLVDAFANWLKSSQETLQQIGSLPPPPTSLLSNLDEKERFKDLRAQKSLNTIGSSSTEVRAYFRREEFLRYSVPDRAFSYTAADGRKSIVAPLKRGGGKPTSKARDHFMLKPDRPPHVTILCLVRDAAARLPGSIGTRADVCTLLRDSQYVVENVSDTQVTQIVSGALDRLHYERDPCVQFDSERKLWVYLHREREEEDFEDDGTSSTKKWKRQRKDLEIGNDVDTGSLAVCDFSTGLDHDHNLNVGTTSFGSGEIAEHLNEDMGVNVENFHSLMDTNIVSEGNSNWNSLGLNLLNENRLVCQKNSTDEDYNDETFCQERPVQLHYDHIMNKRLY from the coding sequence ATGGCGATTTTGAAGAATGCCTCTAGGGTTTTGAGGACGGGCGGTGGTTCCCCGCCTCAGAGTGCGTCGAGCCAGGAGGAATACGGAGAGCTTTGTGCAGGGATCGGCAAGTCGGAGTCGTACGCTTCGGAGGCTTCTTATGTGGACTCCGGCATGGAGACGGACGAGTGTGATCGGTTAGAACTCGGCGATCCCGGAGCTCAATTGTGCCAAGTGGGGAACCAGAGCTTTTTCGTCCCGCTTGAGCTCTTTGATCTCCCCGACCTGGGTTCCATCTTGTCATTGGAGACGTGGAATGAGTATCTCACGGAGGAGGAGCGCTTTGCCCTGTCTGGGTACCTTCCAGACATGGATCAGGAGACCTTTGGGATTACCCTCAAGGAGCTGTTTTCTGGGGAAAATTTTCACTTTGGTAGCCCGCCCATTACTCTTTTCAGTCAGTTGAAAGGTGGGTTATGTGACCCGAATATCATTCTTTATCGCCGTGGATTGGTTTCCTTGCAATGGCGTGATCACTACCATTGCCTGCACAGCTATCAAAATTCTATGGTGAGGAGTCTTGTCAGCCTGAAGGATGCATTTCAAAGTTGTGCTGGTTATTCTATTCAAGAAAGAATTCAGTTTCTGAATACAGTGAAGAGACAGAGGCCTCTTGAGAGGAATGAGGATGTTAGTTTTGAAACAAATTCAGAGGAAGTAAATATGGATCACCTCTACTCAAGTTACAGCTCTAAGGCCTCTCGTCAATTTCTGAAGCCTTCAACTGACATTAAGCTTCGCGATATTGGCATGGGCAGGGAGCCTGTGATATTTGgtaaagggaaaacaaaaggagTTTTGAAGGTTACTACTTCTAAGTTTCCAGCACAGGAAAGTGCATCTTCTGCACATTCTTCATCTTTGAAGTATGGAATGTCCTCAAAATATAAAGCGAAAATTCCACAGTTGCCTGTCACTGCGAAGGATAAATATACAGGGTTTCATTTGGAATCTCCTCCAAAAACTATGCATTATACTGGTGAAGATCAAGATGACATGGAGGAAGAGTATGTGATTCCACCAAAAGACTGGAAATCTGGACACAGAAGCATTGCAACTAGTAGTTTATTTAGAATAGGAAAGAATGAGAAATCAGCGAAAAGACATGATGCGAACATATATAGTGATGAAGAGCCTGCAGACTACAGTAGTTTCAGCCATTCTTGGAGGAAAAATGGAAATGCACATCATATGGTAACTATTGCTTCTTATGGTGATGAATCTCCTGAAAAGGCAAACAAGGCTAGAAATTTTGAGAGAGAATTGTCGCCTTCTACCACAGGTGAAACTCAAAACCTTATGATGAGTCGTCTCATGAGGCAAAATAAGTTCCATGAGGATTCAATTTTACCAGATCATTTCCTGAAACTGGATGGTTTGAACCACAGAGCTACTAAATGGAATATCAAGCATGAATATGGAACTGGAGACGATGGAGTTGATTATAATTTGAAATCCAAATCTTTCAGAACTTTTCCAACACAGACCAATGATGTTTATCTCCACAATGATCATAGAATCAGAAACTCACATAGGAAgatgaaaaataatttgaatGAAGTTGAGGATATGAGCATGAACTACTCGAGAATCACTACTATGGCTGCTCAGAGTGAGGAGACAGAATCTGAAACATCTGACCAGGTCGGGAATGGTGGGAGTACCAATCCTATGATCAGAAATTTGAGGTTTCGAGGTGCTGACACTGAACCTGGTCATTCTTCTATTGTTAAATCAACCTATGACTATGAAAAGCATGATGAACTCATTGATGAAGATAGAAAATGTCCTTCCACCTTTCCTGATGTTGATAGGCATGTTTATACACCAGATATTGATTCATATTCTGTGAAAATAAAATGTTCAAAATCGGTGAAGAAGGGCATAAGGCAAGACACAAGTGAGAAGTTGAAAGATGCTGAGAAGAAGCACACAAGGATGGTCAACATGGATCATTCTTCACAGCAATCATTTTATGCGGTTGATTACAGAGGTGGGATGATGGATGAACATTTGGATAACTtggatgaaatttcaaagttacAAGGCAGTAATAGCAAAGCTAATAGATTAGGGAATACAGCCCAATTCTCTGATTCTCAGTCCATGCATGCTAATTCTGAAACATCAGGGCTTCCCCTAAAAGGTTGTAATTCTGCATCAAAGAAACCTAAATGGAAGGTTAATAATGGTCATTACCCAGATGAGCCAGATGATTCCCTTTATTTGAAAAAACCCAGTGCAAAGCAGCAGAAGGGTAAAAGGAAAGTAGTCGCAGAAACTGACACTTTGACTGCAGTAAGTTCTGATCTGGGTACATCTAAAAAGGATGCAGAAGATGTAGAACCTAAGCCAAAATTACAGAAGAAGCCATTCACTCTTATCACACCAACTATTCACACTGGTTTCTCATTTTCCATAGTCCATCTACTTTCAGCTGTTCGAAAGGCAATGATTACTCATCAGATGGATGATTCCACATTTAATGATGCTCATCTTCAGAACAGAAACTGCAGCACAATACAAATTACAAAAGAGCTGAATGAGATGGGCCTAATAGAAAATAACAAGCACCTTGCTCATTCTGTCGAGGCTATGGTTAACCAAGCCTGTTTTCCTTCTCTTGCTTTTCAAGAGATTGTTGAGCGAGTAAGATCAAACCCTGGAGATCCATGCATCCTTGAAACACGGGAACCACTTCAAGATTTAGTCCGAGGAGCTTTAAAGATATTTTCATCTAAGACAGCACCTTTAGGAGTCAAGGGTTGGAAGCCCCTAATATTACATGACAAGTTAAATAAAAGTTGGTTATGGACAGGCCCCATTTCTTCTGGTTTGCCGGACAATGAAAATGCAGAAGAGGAAATTTCTTCAGAAGCATGGGGAATTCCATACAAGATGCTTGTAAAGTTGGTTGATGCTTTTGCTAATTGGCTCAAGAGTAGCCAGGAGACCCTCCAGCAGATTGGgagcctccctcctcctcctactTCATTGCTTTCTAACTTGGATGAGAAGGAGAGGTTCAAAGATCTGAGAGCTCAAAAGAGTCTAAACACTATTGGTTCAAGTTCAACTGAGGTAAGAGCATACTTCCGCAGAGAGGAATTTTTAAGGTACTCAGTTCCAGATCGGGCCTTTTCCTACACAGCTGCTGATGGTAGAAAATCAATTGTTGCTCCATTGAAGAGAGGGGGTGGAAAGCCAACATCAAAGGCAAGGGATCATTTCATGCTTAAACCTGATCGACCACCTCATGTTACTATTCTTTGTCTTGTTCGAGATGCAGCTGCCAGGTTGCCTGGTAGTATTGGAACTAGGGCAGATGTTTGTACTCTGCTAAGGGACTCACAATATGTTGTTGAAAATGTTTCTGATACACAAGTGACTCAAATAGTGAGTGGGGCTCTAGATCGGTTGCATTATGAGCGCGATCCTTGTGTACAATTTGATAGCGAAAGAAAATTGTGGGTTTATCTTCATAGAGAGAGGGAAGAGGAAGATTTTGAGGATGATGGAACCTCATCAACTAAGAAGTGGAAAAGGCAGAGGAAAGATCTTGAAATTGGTAATGATGTTGACACTGGTTCCTTGGCTGTTTGTGACTTTTCCACTGGCCTGGACCATGATCACAACCTAAATGTTGGAACAACATCTTTTGGATCAGGAGAAATAGCTGAGCATCTTAATGAAGATATGGGAGTAAATGTAGAGAACTTTCATTCTCTTATGGACACAAACATTGTTAGTGAGGGCAATAGTAATTGGAATTCTCTGGGATTGAATCTATTAAATGAAAACAGGTTGGTATGTCAAAAGAACTCCACTGACGAGGATTACAATGATGAGACATTTTGTCAAGAGAGGCCAGTTCAGTTGCATTATGACCACATTATGAATAAAAGATTATACTAG
- the LOC122043241 gene encoding kinesin-like protein KIN-5A — translation MDSSQKKGMIPVSPSHTPRSTEKIGRDLRSAEGNGNASGKFDKEKGVNVQVILRCRPLSEEEMRMNTPIVISCNEYRREVAAVQNIANKQIDRTFVFDKVFGPASKQKDLFDQAISPIVNEVLEGYNCTIFAYGQTGTGKTYTMEGGSKAKNGEFPSDAGVIPRAVRQIFNILEAQCAEYSMKVTFLELYNEEITDLLTLDDSKFSDDKSKKPIALMEDGKGGVFVRGLEEEVVYTASEIYKILDKGSTKRRTAETLLNKQSSRSHSIFSITIHIKEYTHEGEEMIKCGKLNLVDLAGSENISRSGARDGRAREAGEINKSLLTLGRVINALVEHSGHIPYRDSKLTRLLRDSLGGKTKTCIIATISPSIHCLEETLSTLDYAHRAKNIKNRPEVNQKMLKSAVIKDLYTEIDRLKQEVFAAREKNGIYIPKDRFLLEEAEKKAMAEKIEHLELDLDLKDKKLVGLQELYNSQQLLNAELSENLKQTQKKLEETEHSLFDIEERYRQATSKIKEKEFFISNLLQSEKLLVERAHELRSELESATVDISGLFSKIERKDKIEDGNRILVQKFQSQLTQQLEILHKTVSVSVMQQETQLKGVGEDMQIFVSIKAEATKGVRGHVERLKALYGSGIKALDELSGELDKNSLSTFGILNSQVQMHSSTLEDCFKGISLEADQLLHELQVSLSEQEDKLVVFAQQQREAHLRAVEATRAISRIASNFFDTLDIHASSLTKIFNESQTMQDKQLLELEKKFEECAANEEKQMLEKVAEMLASSSARKTMLVQAAVDNLRGSAAQRTSCLEEEMSTAHNSSSSVKEQWKTHMEDTEAHYVEDIAAIETGKLELDDGFRNCMEKAKLSSKQWKLAQSSLLNLDKGNMTSLDSILRNGLEANQRIHGQLSMAASATLEDVETANKDLHSSIECSLKLDHEACEDVNSMLLSCREELRELRSGHCHKIVEITENTGKCFEEEYMVDMPSCSTPRRRSINLPGIAFIEELRTPAFEELLQSFWAEKSAPKEINEDLRQCTRLS, via the exons ATGGATAGCTCGCAAAAGAAGGGGATGATTCCCGTCTCACCCTCCCATACTCCAAGATCCACTGAGAAAATTGGGAGAGATCTCCGGTCGGCTGAGGGGAATGGGAATGCCAGTGGCAAGTTTGACAAGGAAAAGGGGGTAAATGTTCAAGTCATACTTAGATGCAG ACCTTTAAGTGAGGAGGAGATGAGGATGAACACTCCCATAGTCATATCCTGCAATGAGTACCGAAGAGAAGTTGCAGCTGTTCAGAATATTGCTAACAAACAAATAGACAGGACATTTGTGTTTGATAAG GTCTTCGGCCCGGCATCCAAGCAAAAGGATTTGTTTGACCAAGCTATTTCCCCAATAGTTAATGAAGTGCTTGAGGGCTACAATTGTACAATTTTTGCTTACGGGCAAACTGGTACAGGTAAAACGTACACCATGGAAGGAGGAAGCAAGGCAAAG AATGGCGAGTTCCCAAGTGATGCCGGAGTTATCCCTAGAGCAGTTCGGCAGATATTCAACATACTTGAAGCTCAGTGTGCTGAATACAGCATGAAAGTGACATTTCTTGAACTATACAATGAGGAGATAACTGATCTTTTGACGTTAGATGACTCTAAATTTTCTGATGACAAATCCAAGAAGCCTATTGCTCTCATGGAAGATGGGAAGGGAGGTGTCTTTGTTAGAGGGCTAGAAGAAGAGGTGGTGTATACCGCTAGTGAAATCTACAAAATTTTAGATAAAGGATCAACAAAAAGGCGTACTGCAGAAACTCTACTCAACAAGCAAAGCAGTAGATCTCACTCAATATTTTCCATCACAATTCACATTAAGGAATACACTCATGAAGGAGAAGAGATGATTAAATGTGGAAAGCTTAATCTTGTGGATCTTGCTGGTTCAGAGAATATTTCCAGATCTGGTGCCAGAGAC GGTAGAGCAAGGGAGGCAGGAGAGATAAATAAAAGTTTGCTCACCCTTGGTCGTGTTATTAATGCTCTTGTTGAACACTCTGGTCATATTCCTTACAG AGACAGCAAATTAACAAGATTGCTAAGAGACTCTCTGGGAGGCAAGACAAAAACCTGCATCATTGCCACCATATCGCCTTCCATCCATTGTTTGGAAGAGACACTCAGTACCTTAGACTATGCACACAGGGCAAAAAATATAAAGAACAGACCTGAG gtTAACCAAAAAATGTTGAAATCTGCTGTGATCAAGGACTTGTACACAGAAATTGACCGTCTTAAACAAG AGGTATTTGCTGCAAGAGAGAAGAACGGCATTTACATCCCAAAGGATCGATTCTTGCTGGAAGAAGCTGAGAAGAAG GCCATGGCCGAGAAAATAGAGCATTTGGAGCTTGATTTAGATTTAAAAGACAAG AAACTAGTTGGGCTTCAAGAACTTTATAATAGTCAGCAATTGCTCAATGCAGAATTAAGTGAGAACCTTAAGCAAACTCAG AAAAAACTGGAAGAAACTGAGCATTCACTGTTCGACATAGAAGAAAGATATAGACAGGCAACTTCaaagataaaagaaaaggaattttttatcTCAAATCTTCTCCAATCAG AAAAATTACTCGTTGAGCGTGCACATGAACTTCGGTCAGAGCTAGAAAGTGCGACTGTGGATATCTCTGGATTATTTTCTAAAATAG AGAGGAAAGATAAGATAGAAGATGGAAATAGGATACTCGTCCAGAAATTTCAGTCGCAATTGACCCAGCAGCTGGAGATTTTGCATAAAACTGTCTCAGTTTCCGTGATGCAGCAGGAGACCCAACTTAAAGGAGTGGGAGAAGACATGCAAATATTTGTCTCTATAAAGGCTGAG GCCACCAAGGGAGTCCGAGGTCATGTTGAAAGGCTGAAGGCCCTGTACGGTTCTGGAATCAAAGCTTTGGATGAATTGTCTGGTGAACTTGACAAAAATTCGCTCTCAACATTTGGAATATTAAATTCTCAAGTGCAAATGCACTCTTCTACCCTTGAGGAC TGCTTCAAAGGCATTTCTTTGGAGGCTGATCAGCTCCTTCATGAACTGCAAGTGAGCCTCTCCGAACAAGAGGATAAGTTAGTGGTATTTGCACAACAGCAGCGTGAG GCCCATCTCAGAGCTGTGGAGGCAACAAGGGCTATTTCAAGAATTGCATCGAACTTTTTTGACAcccttgatattcatgcttcatCACTGACTAAGATTTTTAATGAATCACAAACTATGCAAGACAAGCAACTCTTGGAGCTTGAGAAGAAATTTGAG GAATGCGCTGCTAATGAGGAAAAACAAATGCTTGAAAAAGTAGCAGAGATGCTTGCAAGCTCAAGTGCCCGAAAGACAATGCTG GTTCAAGCAGCAGTTGATAATCTTCGTGGAAGTGCTGCGCAGAGAACAAGTTGTCTCGAAGAGGAAATGTCGACTGCTCATAATTCTTCTTCATCGGTGAAAGAACAATGGAAAACTCATATGGAAGACACTGAAGCTCATTATGTGGAGGACATTGCGGCTATTGAAACTGGAAAGCTTGAATTAGATGATGGTTTTAGGAACTG CATGGAGAAGGCAAAATTGAGTTCAAAGCAATGGAAATTGGCTCAAAGTTCTTTGCTAAACCTTGATAAAGGAAACATGACATCACTAGATTCTATACTCAG GAATGGGCTTGAAGCCAACCAACGAATACACGGTCAATTGTCCATGGCTGCCTCAGCAACACTTGAAGATGTAGAGACTGCAAACAAGGATCTTCATTCCTCAATTGAAT gttcaCTGAAACTCGATCATGAAGCATGTGAAGACGTTAATTCCATGCTTTTATCATGCCGCGAGGAGCTAAGGGAACTGAGGAGCGGGCATTGCCACAAGATTGTGGAGATCACAGAAAACACAGGAAAATGCTTTGAAGAAGAATACATG GTGGATATGCCATCATGTTCCACGCCAAGGAGGCGATCAATTAATCTGCCAGGTATCGCATTCATTGAGGAGCTCAGAACTCCCGCATTTGAAGAACTACTGCAATCATTTTGGGCAGAAAAATCTGCTCCCAAGGAGATAAATGAGGATTTAAGACAATGCACGCGGCTCAGTTAA